The DNA region GTTCCAGGGCGCGCCCGGCACGACGAGCGGCGAACCCGTCACCGGGTCCGGGACGATCACCGCCTCCAGGCCGAAGACCTCGCGCACGAGTCCGGCGGTCACGACGTCCCCGGGGCGGCCCTCGGCGACGATCCGGCCCGCCTTCATGGCGACCAGGTGGTCGGCGTACCGGGCCGCCTGGTTGAGGTCGTGGAGCACGGTGACGACGGTGCGCCCCCGGGTGCCGTCGGCCGCCGGGGAGGCGAGCCGGCGCACCAGGTCCAGGACCTCCACCTGGTGCGCGATGTCGAGGTAGGTCGTCGGCTCGTCCAGGAGCAGCAGGTCGGTCTCCTGGGCGAGGGCCATCGCGATCCACACACGCTGGCGCTGGCCGCCGGAGAGCGCGTCCACCGGCCGGTCGGCGAGCTTGGTGACGTCCGTCTGCTCCATGGCGTCCGTCACCGCCCGCTCGTCCGCGTCCGACCACTGCTGCCACCAGTGCTGGTGCGGCTGGCGGCCACGGGCGACCAGGTCGCTGACGGTGATCGCCTCGGGCGCCACCGGGGTCTGCGGCAGCAGCCCCACGGCCTGGGCGATCTTCCGGGTGGGGATACGGGAGAGCTCGGTGCCGTCCAGGAGGACCGCTCCGCCCGCCGGCTTCATCAGCCGGCCGAGCGCCCGCAGGGTGGTCGACTTGCCGCAGGCGTTCGGACCGACGATGACCGTCACCCGCCCGTCCGGGACGGCCAGGTCCAGTTCGTGGACGACGGTGCGGTCCTCGTAGGCGAGGGTCAGCCCGCGGGCGGTCAGCCGGCTGGTCACGGTGTCCGTGGCGGCGTCGGGGACGGTCGTCTTCATGCGTTGCCTCCACTGCGGCCGCCGTGGCCGCGGATGATCAGCCAGATCAGGTACGGGGCGCCGACCGCCGCCGTCAGCACGCCCACCGGAAGCTCGGTCGGTGAGAAGAGCCGGCGGGCCAGGAGATCGCCGAGGACGACGACGACCGCGCCCAGCAGCGCCGAGCACAGCAGCGGGATCTGTGCCGTACGCGTCATCCGGCGGGCGATCTGCGGGGCCAGCAGCGCCACGAAGTCGACCGGTCCGGCCGTCCCCGTCGCCACCGACGCCAGGACCACCCCGAGGGCGACGAGCCCCAGCCGTACGCGGCCGAGGCGCACGCCCAGCGCGGTCGCGGTGTCGTCGTCCATCGAGACGGTGCGCTGCGCCCGGGCCGCCCACAGCACGGCGGGCAGCAGGACGAGCAGGGTCCAGCCGATGGGGGCGGCCTCGGTCCAGCCGCGGCCGTTGAGCGAGCCGGTCATCCAGATCTGCGCCTGCTGGGCGACGAGGTAGTCGCCCTTCGTCAGGAACAGGGTCGTCACCGAGCGCAGGGCCACCGCGAAGCCGATGCCGATGAGCACGAAGCGGGTCGCGTGCAACCCGCCGCGCCAGGCGAAGAGGTACACGAGAGCGGCCGCGGCGACGCCGCCGAGGACGGAGAGGTAGGGCAGGACGGTGTACGAGGTGACGCCGAAGGTCATCGCGCCGACGGTGAGCGCGCCCGCGCCCTGGCTGACGCCGATGATGTCGGGGCTGGCCAGCGGATTGCGGGCGACGGTCTGGATCAGCGCCCCGGCGATACCGAACGCGAGGCCCACGAGCAGCCCGACCACCATGCGCGGCAGCCGCAGCGTGCCCACGACCAGCTCGGCGGGCGACGGCTGCCCGAGGAGGACCTTCACCACCTCCCCGGGCGCCACGAAGCTCTCCCCGACGCAGAGGTACGCGACGCAGAGGGCGGCCAGCAGCACACCGAGCCCCGGCGCGACGAGCGCCGCCCGGCGGTGGAGCAGGAAACGGGCCCGCCTCCCGATCCGTACGACGCCGTAACCGGAGGGCCGGACCGGAGCCTTCCGTACGGGCGTCACCGTGTCCGTGATCACGCGGGCACCGCCTTCCGGCGTACGAGGGCGACGAGGAACGGCACCCCGATCAGGGCCGTCATCACACCCGCCGGTACCTCGCCCGGTGGGAGGACGATCCGGCCGACGACGTCCGAGACCAGCAGCATCACGGGCCCGATCAGGGCCGCCATGGGCAGCACCCACCGGTGGTCGCCGCCGACGATCGCGCGGGCGATGTGCGGGACCGCGAGCCCCACGAAGGCGATCGGCCCGGCCGCCGCGACCCCGGCGCCGGTCAGCACCGTGGCACCGATCCCGCCGACGACCCGTACGGCGGCCACGTTCTGGCCCAGGCCCTTCGCCACGTCCTCGCCGAGCGCCAGCGCGTCCAGCCCGCGCGCCACGGACAGCACGAGCACCGCGCCGACCAGCAGGAACGGCCAGATCTGCTGGGCGACCTGGGCCTCACGCCCGGCGATCGAACCGACCTGCCAGAAACGGAACTCGTCCAGCGCGGACGCCTTGGTGGTGAGGACCCCCATGGTCACCGACACCAGTAGCGCGTTGATCGCCGCACCGCCCAGCGCGAGTTTGACCGGGGTGGCGCCGCCACGTCCCCGGGAGGCGATGGCGTACACCGCGACCGAGGCGACGGCGGCCCCCGCGAACGCGAACCACACGTATCCGGAGAGGGTGTGGACCCCCGCGAAGGCGATGGCCAGCACGACCGCCGCGGAGGCGCCCTGGCTGATGCCGAGGATCCCGGGGTCGGCGATGGGGTTGCGGGTGATGCCCTGGAGCGCCGTACCCGCGAGGGCGAGGGCCGCGCCGACCATCAGTCCGATCAGCGTCCGGGGCACCCGCATCTCGCGGATCACCTCGGCGGCGTCGGAGTGCCCGCCGTGCAGCAGGGCGTCCAGGACCGCGGTGGGTGCGATGCTCCGAGCCCCCACGGCCAGACTGAGCAGGACGGCCAGCAGGAGCGCGAGGACGGCCACCGTGGTCGCGAGCGCGCGTCTGGACAGGCGGGGTGCGGCGGGGGCCATCGGAACCAATCGGGTGAGCGAGGACGAGCAAGGTAAGGCTTGGCTGAGTCTATGTGCGGCCTGTCCGACCGGTCAGCGCGGCCCGGGGCCCCGGCCGACGGCCCTCGTCCATGTCGGCAGAGCCTGTCCGCTCCCGGTCCGGGGCGCTCGGCACAATGGCCTCATGCCTTCACGCACTCCGACGGTCGGTTTCGACCTGGACATGACGCTCATCGACTCCCGGTCCGGCATCAAGGCCGCCTATCTGACCCTGGCGGCCGAGACCGGGGTGTCCATCGACGCCGACCTCGTCGTGAGCCGCCTCGGGCCGCCGCTGGAGCAGGAGCTGGCCAACTGGTTCCCGCCCGGCGCGGTGGCCGGGGCCGCCGACCGCTACCGCGCGCTCTACCCGGAGCGGGCGATCACACCGACGACCGTGCTCCCCGGCGCCCGGGAGTCCATCGA from Streptomyces sp. NBC_01754 includes:
- a CDS encoding ABC transporter ATP-binding protein, which codes for MKTTVPDAATDTVTSRLTARGLTLAYEDRTVVHELDLAVPDGRVTVIVGPNACGKSTTLRALGRLMKPAGGAVLLDGTELSRIPTRKIAQAVGLLPQTPVAPEAITVSDLVARGRQPHQHWWQQWSDADERAVTDAMEQTDVTKLADRPVDALSGGQRQRVWIAMALAQETDLLLLDEPTTYLDIAHQVEVLDLVRRLASPAADGTRGRTVVTVLHDLNQAARYADHLVAMKAGRIVAEGRPGDVVTAGLVREVFGLEAVIVPDPVTGSPLVVPGAPWNPSAPSPRKAL
- a CDS encoding FecCD family ABC transporter permease: MITDTVTPVRKAPVRPSGYGVVRIGRRARFLLHRRAALVAPGLGVLLAALCVAYLCVGESFVAPGEVVKVLLGQPSPAELVVGTLRLPRMVVGLLVGLAFGIAGALIQTVARNPLASPDIIGVSQGAGALTVGAMTFGVTSYTVLPYLSVLGGVAAAALVYLFAWRGGLHATRFVLIGIGFAVALRSVTTLFLTKGDYLVAQQAQIWMTGSLNGRGWTEAAPIGWTLLVLLPAVLWAARAQRTVSMDDDTATALGVRLGRVRLGLVALGVVLASVATGTAGPVDFVALLAPQIARRMTRTAQIPLLCSALLGAVVVVLGDLLARRLFSPTELPVGVLTAAVGAPYLIWLIIRGHGGRSGGNA
- a CDS encoding FecCD family ABC transporter permease, producing MAPAAPRLSRRALATTVAVLALLLAVLLSLAVGARSIAPTAVLDALLHGGHSDAAEVIREMRVPRTLIGLMVGAALALAGTALQGITRNPIADPGILGISQGASAAVVLAIAFAGVHTLSGYVWFAFAGAAVASVAVYAIASRGRGGATPVKLALGGAAINALLVSVTMGVLTTKASALDEFRFWQVGSIAGREAQVAQQIWPFLLVGAVLVLSVARGLDALALGEDVAKGLGQNVAAVRVVGGIGATVLTGAGVAAAGPIAFVGLAVPHIARAIVGGDHRWVLPMAALIGPVMLLVSDVVGRIVLPPGEVPAGVMTALIGVPFLVALVRRKAVPA